The genome window acaatacctccacgtggagcagcagaaatgggaaaatatctcccttctgcactgtttttgcacaaggAAAAAAACTTGGGAGAATGGCAGCTTTCTGTCACCCAtctgcagctttctgagcccatttgcatgctgctttttaaaacagaagCCAATTCCTGAGATGAcgtgtgtctgcacagagcacAGGCTGGCTCCGtgcagaacttgtaaaagaagtaacgtgtaggcTTCTGGCTTTTTGCATGTAGATAGTTTTACCGCTCTTAATTTACTGAATTTGTAAAACATTTTTACTGATTTACTATTTCAATTGGTATTTTTTCATTAGGCATATCTGAAGAGGCAACATAGAAATGTCTAATAAATGATTGGTCGTTCAGAGACCTTCCCCATATTCTCTCGGATGCACCACACCTATCGGTGCTAGCTTGTGTGAAAACTGCTACCCACCTGGGAGGCAATCCAGGTGATGGTCACagggctctccttcagccagtgTGGTTTCATTCCCACTGGTCTTACTCCGCTGTTtctctgggggtggggagaaggggaaCAAATAGAAAAACAGTTACTCTATAAAACGaacaattggtggtggagagtgccctcaagtcatagctgacttttggtgacccttggtggggttttcatggcaagagactaacagaggtggtttgccattgcctgcctctgcaacaccgGTCTTTGTtagatgtctcccatccaaataaataaccaaggccaaccctgcttagcttctgaaatctgatgaaatcaggctcacctgggccatccaggtcagggcacacttaaagaggaaacaatgcaaaatagaTTCTTTATTGCAAGCTGGGGTTAAGGCGGAATGAACTGAAGCATGATCCTGCCTGGCTGTAACCCCATCAATGCCCAGTTCTCATAAACAGCAGATAAACCTGTTCGGAGTGCAGCGGGTGGGGGCTTACCATACTGAATGACCCTCCAGACACAAGAAAAATCCCTGCCAAGGGGAAATTGGCACGCCAGAGAACATCCCatcatgctagttttctatgcatATTGGGATTCTTTTTTTACACGGAGGCGAGCATTGCGTCACACGACTCCTCTTGCAGCCATCTGCTGTCAGTGAGAGAAGAAAACGGAGTCCTAGAAAGGTTTCTGGATCCCTAATGGAgtatctgccctgacctggatagcccaggagagcctgacctcgtcggatctcagaagctaagcagggtcagccttggctaggaattggatgggagacctccaaccaagacccgggttgcagaggcataagtcagctataacttgagggcactctacccTCTGGCCTTGTTTTGGAATCAGATGCCTCTGGTCATGTcaccgggggcgggggtgggtgggtggtaccTTTCTTCCGGGACAAGGACCACATATCTAGCCGGAGGTCTTCGTAATCCGTCCAGTCGAAGAGAGTCATGTCCAGTGTGGGCATCACATCCCCCGCTTGCCTGACACGGGCCCGAGGCCGAGGGGACGTTGCTTGGAGAGTCGGTGGCTCCTCGGTGGATGCCTTTGGCGTGGAGCCAAGAAGAGAAGTGGGAGCCATTCCCATAGGAGTATCTTCTGCTTGGAGCATCTGAAATTGCTCCTCAAAGTTTTCAGGCTTTTTGTACAGCGCGCTTGGCCCCTGATCAAGACCTTTGCCTGGAAGACATAAAAACATGCATGTAGCTTCACCAGACCTGTGGCCCCTCTAGCCCTGCACCCTGTTTCGTGTAGTGGCCGAGCAGATGCACCCAGAAGACCCACAAGCAAGGCACAAAGCCTCCCCCCTGTAGTTGTTattcagagatacactgcctccaaacatggaggttccattagcTAACGATACCTGTTGGAACTTctcctcctccagtttatctaatcctcttttaaaatagggttgccagctccaggttgggaaattcctggagatttggggtgtagGGGgtaggtggagcctgaagaggggagGGTTTGAAGAAGGgtggccatagagtccacccgccaGTGAatccattgtctccaggggaactgatctctgtggcctggagatcaattgtaatactAGGAgacttccagccaccacctggaattCGGCAACCctattttaaagccatctaagtgaGTGTTCCTCAGtgtatcttgtggcagtgagtcccACAAGTTAACTACGTGCTGGGTGAAGCAGTGCTATGTTTTGCCTGTCTGGAATCTATTGCCTGTCAGGTCCCCCTAGATGCCCCTGCGTTCTAGTTGTCTCTGGAGCTGAGCCTCAGGTGACTTTGCAACCCCTCTGCAAGCAGCCAAGCAAGCTGTAGGCCAGCAGTGCCCTGCCCTTCCCCACCCCGCACCAGTTCCCGGTACCGCGGTGCTGTTTCAGCCTGTCCCTGCGGCTGTGCCGTCGGAGCTCGCGGTTCTGCTTCTTCCCTCTTTCGGATCCCAGGGCGTGGTTCTCCTGCTCAGGATACGGAAATGCAAAACCCAAGAAAATGTCCTTTTGCCGGAGGCTGGCAGGCTGTTCCCCCAACGCAGATCTGCCCAGGAGCCGCAGGCTGCCCTCCCCGGAACCTCGGGCCCGGGCCAGCGCTCCGTGGTGGGCCCACTCCTGCTTTTGAAGGCTGTGTCTGCGGTGCTGTGTCACTGCTCGTGGCTGGGGGACCCGCAGATCCTGGGTCTGGAAGCTGTTGGTGACCTCTGGGAGGCTGGAGGCCGGTTCTACGGAGTCCGTGGGGCTGAGCGTCAGCAGGCAGAAGACCAAGACGGGGGAGAAAGAGGCAGGGGGAGAGGCCATCTTCCTGAAAGCTGGGCCTCACCTGTAAGAAAACCACCCAAGTCAGCCCTGAGCCCCTAGGATACCGGTGGCATTTTATTATTGGTGgtgatattattattaataggaATTTGAGCATGACAAACCCCCAAAGAAGTAGTAGCAGTAAGTTTATTTGCAATTAGCTGTTAGCTGTAGACAATTtacaattaacaaataaaatatacaacTGATATTGATACCATAAACTCCAAGGACTACAAACTATCTATACAACTACAGCAAATAATACCCTAGGACCATAAGATAAAGAAATATCTATCCAGATTCCCTGCTAGTTGCCACAGATGCTCTTATCTTTCTTGCGACAAACCCCTGAAGAAGGAAAACCACATCAAGGAAGACACTGGCCATGTGCAGAACATGCTAAATTTCTGGTGGGTCCAAGAAGCCAGTCCTGACAGGTCCTAAGAGCACggagagcccccctcccttcccacctGGTCTGGTCTTTAGTTCCAGCATCCGGGAGTCATGTGCAAAGCAGGAGAGGAGGCTGCGGTGGTTTCATGTGCAAATGACGGCCATTAATCAGCCAGCAACATCTCTCTGACCCTTGACCCGCTCCAGCTGAggacctccctccccctcccgccAGTGTGGAGCCACACGGCAGCTGCGGCGGGAGTCCCCGGTGCCAGGTCTACTTGGCATTCCGGACCCTGTCTCCTGTCTCCACCTTGCAGCGGGTTGGCCTTCACTGAAGTCCTCCCgaggcaggaggaggaagggggggctcAGTGAAAGGGGCTCCTTGGGGGACCCTGCATGGGTATCATCCTCCCCAAGGCATAGGCTGAGCCCAACAGTTCTGGAAGTCCTTCTACCAGAAGGACTCCATTTACTTCAAGGACAAGTAAATGTTCCTTAGCTAAGCTGGTTCATGATACGAGGCCTGGATTTTTGGAGAAGTGGTTTTGGGGGTGGAAAAGCCTTACTGACAAGTCCACCCAACTAGCCTGTGACAACGTTTTCTAGCCCACCTGCTCCCATAtacttttgttatttatttgtggCTCATTTGGCAGCctgaaagaggggtggggggagaaccaaACATATTTCCAATTTACAAGATGTTTTCCTGCCTGGTCACTGGGAATTGCTCCTCCACGCTCTTAGGCAATCAGGGGAGCTTTTCACAATCACacaatttccccaggccagttcggctagagatcctgacagtgtttttccatcttctgggcatggagtgggggtcactgatccatgcccagaaggggaggtagttgtgaatttcctgcactgtgcaggaggttggactagatgaccttggcggtgccttccaaccctatgattctatgattctacttggTTCAGCTTGCTCCAGGGCTTGTAAATGTCCCACTTGGAGACTGACCTGCCTGCCTGATTCTCCATACAAAGACATTCCTCTCTCCATATAAAGCCAGGACATCTGGAAGAAGGCTTCTAATAAACTTCTCCTCCCCCCTGACATGCTAGATTTCTATGCGTAAGGAATTTGTTTCGTATGGAGAATTCTTCACCCCACCTGCAGCCTGAACACAAGTTTATTACCTCAATGaaaactgggggggggctttgcttTCCACACTGGAAATACtagtgacccccccacccccgggagcAGTTTAGAGGTGACAGGGCACCTATGGTTGCAGGATTTAGTCATGGAGAAGTAAATGTTCCTTAGCTAAGCTGGGTCATGATACGAGGCCTGGATTTTTGGAGAAGTGGTTTTGGGTGTGGAAAAGCCTTACTGACAAGTCCACCCAACTAGTCCGTGACAACGTTTTCTAGCCCACCTGCTCCCATAtacttttgttatttatttgtggCTCATTTGGCAGCctgaaagaggggtggggggagaaccaaACATATTTCCAATTTACAAGATGTTTTCCTGCCTGGTCACTGGGAATTGCTCCTCCACGCTCTTAGGCAATCAGGGGAGCTTTTCACAATCACACGCCCCTGTTAGGCTTCTCTGGAAAATCAGAAAGGGGGGGGATCACTTTGCAAAAACAGAAGCCTCCCCACTCTTCATGTAAGCCCCCCTCCCAACCTAGCATCTGAGCAGTTAATGCTGAAAATGAACATGCAACGTTCCAAGATTTCTTGCTCTTTCAAAGCAATGCGGGGAGGAAACCAGATTGCCAGCTGTTGCAAAGCGCACAGACACAGAGGGACATTGTTGAGCAAAGAAGCAATTGATCTCTCTTAAGAACTGGATTTCTCCTTGATCCTCTACCAAAGCTCCTCACTTGATGTAGAATCCTTTCTGTCCTGGTGCTCACAAACTCCTGAGTCAATCGGTACCTTCCTCCTCTCTGATGATGAGCTACAATTTCC of Eublepharis macularius isolate TG4126 chromosome 17, MPM_Emac_v1.0, whole genome shotgun sequence contains these proteins:
- the DRAXIN gene encoding draxin, with product MASPPASFSPVLVFCLLTLSPTDSVEPASSLPEVTNSFQTQDLRVPQPRAVTQHRRHSLQKQEWAHHGALARARGSGEGSLRLLGRSALGEQPASLRQKDIFLGFAFPYPEQENHALGSERGKKQNRELRRHSRRDRLKQHRGKGLDQGPSALYKKPENFEEQFQMLQAEDTPMGMAPTSLLGSTPKASTEEPPTLQATSPRPRARVRQAGDVMPTLDMTLFDWTDYEDLRLDMWSLSRKKEKQRSKTSGNETTLAEGEPCDHHLDCLPGCCCDLREHFCKPHNRGLNNKCYDDCMCAEGLRCYAKFHRNRRVTRRKGRCVEPESADGDQGSFINV